A DNA window from Gillisia sp. Hel1_33_143 contains the following coding sequences:
- a CDS encoding HlyD family secretion protein: MLNITNNSLNEKIDFSQYQAGKKVFFKKHYKYFNRFLKFFAIFGIVVLFLPWTQTISGTGSVTTLSPEQRPQTIQSVIPGKIEKWYVNEGDFVNKGDTILYITEVKNEYFDPDLIERTGDQVRSKSNSLESYDQKLNALNTQLGALQTERELKLEQARNKLKQAVLKSQSDSIDFEAAKTNLSIAETQFERTQLLQEEGLKAMTDVEEKKLKLQENQAKLISQENKLMASQNNILNAKIEINRTRAEYSDKISKSISDRSSAESGKFNAEAEVSKLQNSYTNYEMRKDLYYVKAPQDGYINKAIMAGIGETFKEGEKLVNIMPSNYDLAVETYVKPIDLPLLHTGEKVRVRFDGWPAIVFSGWPNVSYGTYGAKVVAIENFSSANGKYRVLLAPDEEDYAWPEALRVGSGANTLALLEDVPIWYEIWRHLNGFPPNYYTPQTEKSESK; encoded by the coding sequence ATGCTAAATATCACTAATAACTCTTTGAATGAGAAAATAGACTTTTCCCAATATCAAGCTGGTAAAAAGGTCTTTTTCAAAAAGCATTACAAATATTTTAATAGATTCCTGAAGTTCTTCGCCATCTTCGGTATCGTTGTTTTATTCTTACCGTGGACGCAAACCATTTCTGGAACTGGATCTGTAACTACATTAAGTCCGGAGCAAAGGCCGCAAACCATTCAATCTGTCATTCCCGGTAAGATCGAAAAATGGTACGTAAACGAAGGTGATTTTGTAAATAAAGGAGATACCATCTTATATATTACAGAGGTAAAAAATGAATATTTTGATCCAGACCTAATTGAGAGAACCGGAGACCAGGTAAGATCTAAATCTAATTCTTTGGAATCTTATGATCAAAAATTGAATGCTTTAAATACACAGTTGGGAGCACTGCAAACAGAACGAGAATTAAAGCTAGAACAAGCAAGAAATAAGCTAAAGCAAGCCGTATTAAAATCTCAAAGTGATAGTATAGATTTTGAAGCTGCTAAAACCAATCTTAGTATTGCAGAAACTCAGTTCGAGAGAACACAGTTATTGCAGGAAGAGGGACTTAAAGCAATGACAGATGTTGAAGAGAAAAAACTAAAGCTACAAGAGAATCAGGCAAAATTAATTTCTCAGGAAAATAAGTTAATGGCGAGTCAGAATAATATATTAAATGCCAAAATTGAAATTAATAGAACCCGTGCGGAGTATAGCGATAAGATCTCAAAATCTATTAGTGATAGATCTTCTGCAGAATCTGGTAAATTTAATGCAGAGGCTGAAGTGAGTAAATTGCAAAATTCATATACTAATTATGAGATGCGTAAAGATCTTTACTATGTAAAAGCACCGCAAGACGGATATATAAACAAAGCCATTATGGCTGGAATTGGAGAAACCTTTAAAGAAGGTGAAAAGCTGGTAAATATCATGCCATCTAATTATGATCTTGCGGTAGAAACTTATGTGAAGCCTATAGATCTTCCATTGCTACACACAGGAGAAAAAGTTAGAGTGAGATTTGACGGGTGGCCGGCAATTGTATTTAGTGGTTGGCCAAATGTATCTTATGGTACCTATGGTGCGAAAGTGGTAGCTATTGAGAATTTTAGCAGTGCAAATGGTAAATATAGAGTGTTGCTTGCGCCAGATGAAGAAGATTATGCATGGCCGGAAGCGCTTAGAGTAGGTTCTGGTGCGAATACACTTGCTTTATTGGAAGATGTGCCTATTTGGTATGAGATATGGAGACATTTAAATGGATTTCCTCCTAATTACTATACCCCTCAAACCGAAAAATCTGAGTCTAAATGA
- the katG gene encoding catalase/peroxidase HPI, whose protein sequence is MKNMGNPDGEAKCPFRGTRVGGAIGTHPQVDDWWPNRLQVELLHQEQPVANPLSDESYKEAFNKLDFQQLKKDIKALLVDSKEWWPADYDNYGPQMIRMAWHSAGTYRIADGRGGAAQAMQRFAPINSWWDNGNTDKSRRLIWPIKKKYGAALSWADLIVLTGNCALEIMNFPTFGFAGGRRDAWEPDRSTYWGPEFWNGKPFKESEVGEYYDGHPDKMVTQTLRWKGEPSDEDRDLENPLAATHQALIYVNPEGPGGNGDPMDSARAIRESFKRMAMDDEETVALIAGGHAFGKSHGMVSADKIGPAPEAAPIQAMGMGWQNPEGTGFGKYTMTNGIEGSWTPDPTTWDNNYLINLFKFEWKKTESPAGAIQWTPEDPNAPKTPDAHLNGEMNDLMMMTSDIALKVDPEYNKVCEKFLNDFDYFTDAFSKAWYKLTHRDMGPKDRYLGPEVPEQDMMWQDPIPKRDYDLIEDADIADLKNKILASGLSISALVSAAWSSASVYRHSDKRGGANGARIALEPQNNWDLNRPQELNQVLGKLKEIQGDFNNAQAGNKKVSLADLVVLGGCVAIGKAAKDAGMDVGVPFTPGRLDTTQELTDVESFDWLKPVSDGFKNYHNSNIGYRVQPERIFLDRAQLLTLNAPEWTVLVGGLRVLDQNFDHSKHGVFTERPGQLSNDFFKVLTSMDYEWVPQGEDSMLFNINDRDSGVTKYTATRCDLIFGSNSQLRNIAEVYGADDGQERFVKDFIAAWDKVMMLDRYDIKDE, encoded by the coding sequence ATGAAAAACATGGGAAATCCAGATGGCGAAGCCAAATGCCCTTTTCGTGGCACTCGAGTAGGAGGAGCCATTGGAACACATCCACAGGTTGATGATTGGTGGCCTAATCGTCTTCAGGTAGAATTACTTCACCAAGAACAACCTGTTGCTAATCCATTAAGTGATGAAAGCTATAAAGAAGCCTTTAATAAATTAGATTTTCAGCAACTTAAAAAAGACATAAAAGCGCTGTTAGTAGACTCTAAAGAGTGGTGGCCTGCAGATTATGATAATTACGGTCCGCAAATGATTCGTATGGCATGGCACTCTGCCGGCACCTACCGTATTGCTGATGGGCGAGGTGGTGCTGCACAAGCAATGCAACGTTTTGCGCCTATCAACTCTTGGTGGGATAATGGTAATACAGATAAATCCAGACGACTTATATGGCCTATAAAAAAGAAATACGGAGCTGCACTTTCTTGGGCAGATCTTATAGTACTAACTGGTAACTGTGCTTTAGAAATAATGAATTTTCCAACTTTTGGTTTTGCCGGAGGAAGAAGAGATGCATGGGAGCCGGACAGAAGTACCTATTGGGGTCCGGAGTTCTGGAATGGAAAACCATTTAAAGAATCTGAAGTAGGTGAATACTACGATGGACACCCAGATAAGATGGTAACCCAAACTTTACGATGGAAAGGAGAACCTTCTGATGAAGATCGCGATCTTGAAAATCCGCTTGCCGCAACGCATCAAGCTTTAATATATGTAAATCCTGAAGGACCGGGTGGAAACGGAGATCCTATGGATTCTGCCAGAGCAATTCGAGAATCATTCAAGCGTATGGCAATGGATGATGAAGAAACCGTTGCTCTAATTGCAGGAGGACACGCTTTTGGAAAAAGTCACGGAATGGTATCTGCAGATAAGATAGGTCCGGCTCCAGAGGCGGCTCCAATACAAGCCATGGGAATGGGTTGGCAAAACCCGGAAGGAACCGGTTTTGGTAAATACACCATGACCAATGGTATTGAGGGATCTTGGACTCCAGACCCAACCACATGGGATAATAATTATCTGATCAATTTATTCAAATTTGAATGGAAGAAAACAGAAAGTCCTGCTGGAGCAATTCAATGGACACCAGAAGATCCTAATGCTCCTAAAACTCCAGATGCTCATCTTAATGGAGAGATGAATGATCTAATGATGATGACTTCTGATATTGCGCTGAAGGTGGACCCAGAGTATAACAAAGTCTGTGAAAAATTCTTAAACGACTTCGACTATTTTACTGATGCTTTTTCAAAAGCCTGGTACAAATTAACCCACCGCGATATGGGGCCTAAAGATAGATATCTTGGACCTGAAGTTCCGGAGCAGGATATGATGTGGCAAGATCCCATTCCAAAAAGAGATTATGACCTTATTGAAGATGCGGATATAGCCGATCTTAAAAATAAAATCTTAGCAAGTGGGCTTTCTATTTCCGCTTTGGTTTCTGCAGCCTGGTCTTCAGCATCTGTTTATAGACATTCAGATAAGCGTGGTGGAGCTAATGGTGCACGCATTGCGCTAGAGCCTCAAAATAATTGGGATTTAAACAGGCCTCAAGAGCTTAACCAAGTGCTGGGCAAATTAAAAGAAATTCAAGGTGATTTTAATAATGCTCAAGCTGGAAATAAAAAAGTTTCGCTCGCAGATCTTGTAGTTTTAGGAGGTTGTGTTGCCATAGGAAAAGCTGCAAAAGATGCCGGGATGGATGTAGGAGTTCCTTTTACACCGGGTAGATTAGATACTACTCAAGAACTTACAGATGTAGAAAGTTTTGATTGGTTGAAACCAGTTTCAGATGGGTTTAAGAATTATCACAACAGCAATATAGGATATCGTGTTCAGCCGGAAAGAATTTTCCTTGACAGAGCACAATTACTTACGTTAAATGCTCCAGAATGGACCGTTCTAGTTGGAGGACTACGAGTATTAGATCAAAATTTTGATCATTCTAAACATGGGGTATTTACAGAGAGACCGGGACAATTGTCTAATGATTTCTTCAAAGTTCTTACCAGTATGGATTATGAGTGGGTTCCTCAGGGAGAAGACTCCATGCTCTTTAATATTAACGATAGAGATAGTGGTGTTACTAAATATACCGCTACTCGATGTGATCTTATCTTCGGTTCTAATTCACAACTAAGAAACATTGCAGAGGTTTACGGAGCAGATGATGGACAGGAAAGATTTGTAAAAGATTTTATAGCGGCATGGGATAAGGTTATGATGCTAGATCGCTACGATATTAAAGACGAATAA
- a CDS encoding TolC family protein yields the protein MKGLKVILIGILLLPFITMAQQQDSLYLGYEEYLEMVKAYHPLVKQANLIRDKGAADLLKARGGFDPKIEAGYERKDFKDTRYYDLFNSTFKIPTWYGVELKAKWEKNEGYYLNPQNKVPNDGLFAAGISIPLGQGLFINDRMAALKKAKVYREQTLVDQQLAVNEVLYDASVAYFEWYTKFGELDLYRNFIENAEIRYSGILKSYELGDKPAIDTLEANIQIQDRNLSLTQAELEFYKASLKLGTYLWAENNTPLELKEEVYPTANFQEESLTALALLFEESLEDHPKIRSLEYKVDILEYDKRLKANKLLPKFNLEYNFLSAEPELLRSFINENYKLGFNFSIPIFLRKERGDLQASKIKLENAELDVVSQELELRNKIKALREQYKSYQEQVVMINTLVDNYTTMLNAEERKLQLGESSIFFVNTREKSLIASRIKQIAIKQKLWNTRAELKRVLAVFQVATN from the coding sequence ATGAAAGGTTTGAAAGTAATATTGATAGGGATACTCTTGTTGCCATTTATTACTATGGCGCAGCAGCAAGATAGTTTGTATCTGGGATATGAAGAATATCTGGAAATGGTTAAAGCCTATCATCCGTTGGTAAAACAAGCTAACCTGATAAGAGACAAAGGGGCAGCAGATCTTTTAAAAGCAAGAGGTGGATTTGATCCTAAAATTGAGGCAGGCTATGAGAGAAAAGACTTTAAAGATACCAGATATTATGATCTTTTTAATTCCACCTTTAAAATACCTACTTGGTATGGTGTAGAGCTCAAAGCTAAATGGGAGAAGAACGAAGGCTATTATCTAAATCCTCAGAACAAAGTTCCTAATGATGGTCTTTTTGCAGCAGGAATTTCCATTCCATTAGGTCAAGGCTTGTTTATAAATGATCGAATGGCGGCTTTAAAGAAAGCTAAGGTTTATAGAGAACAAACTTTAGTAGATCAACAACTAGCAGTAAATGAAGTGCTTTATGATGCATCTGTAGCCTATTTTGAATGGTATACGAAATTTGGAGAACTAGATCTTTATAGAAACTTTATAGAGAACGCAGAAATTAGATATTCTGGAATTTTGAAGAGTTATGAGTTAGGAGATAAACCTGCAATAGATACTTTGGAGGCGAATATTCAAATACAGGATAGAAATTTAAGTTTAACTCAGGCAGAGCTTGAGTTCTATAAAGCTTCATTAAAATTGGGAACCTATTTATGGGCAGAAAATAATACGCCTTTAGAGCTAAAGGAAGAGGTATATCCAACTGCGAACTTTCAAGAAGAATCGTTAACTGCTTTGGCGTTATTATTTGAAGAATCCTTAGAGGATCATCCTAAAATAAGATCTCTAGAGTATAAGGTAGATATTCTTGAATATGATAAAAGATTAAAAGCGAACAAGCTACTTCCTAAGTTTAACTTAGAATACAACTTTCTAAGTGCAGAACCAGAGTTGCTAAGAAGTTTTATAAATGAAAATTACAAATTAGGCTTCAATTTTAGCATTCCTATATTCTTACGAAAAGAAAGAGGAGATCTTCAAGCTTCAAAAATTAAGCTTGAAAATGCAGAGTTAGATGTGGTAAGTCAGGAATTAGAACTTCGTAATAAGATTAAAGCTTTAAGAGAACAGTACAAATCTTATCAAGAACAGGTGGTAATGATCAATACACTGGTAGATAATTATACCACCATGCTTAATGCGGAAGAAAGAAAATTGCAGCTAGGTGAAAGTTCTATCTTCTTTGTGAACACGAGAGAAAAGAGTTTGATCGCCTCCAGGATCAAGCAAATAGCAATTAAACAAAAGCTATGGAATACGCGTGCAGAATTAAAAAGAGTGTTGGCGGTATTTCAAGTAGCAACGAATTAA